The window CTACGTTGTGCAAACTGATGACAAGATTGTCCAACGATGTATTTTGATGGCCACCGACCCCGGCGATCTCGTACTCGATCCAACTTGTGGCTCCGGCACAACTGCTTACGTTGCCGAGCAATGGGGTCGTCGCTGGATTACGATTGACACTTCCCGTGTAGCACTGGCCTTGGCTCGGGCACGGATTATGGGTGCGCGGTACCCGTACTACATACTCGCCGACAGTCGCGAAGGGCAACTCAAGGAGGCCGAGATCACCCGCACTGCGCCGTCCGAGGCTCCGACCCGCGGCGATATCCGCCAGGGGTTCGTCTACGAACGGGTACCTCATATCACGCTTAAATCCATTGCCAACAACGCGGAGATCGACGTCATCTGGGACAAGTTCCAGGAGACGATGGAACCGCTACGAGACCAACTCAACAAGGCCCTCGGTAAAAGGTGGGAAGAATGGGAAATCCCTCACAAAGCCGACGACGAGTGGTCGGATGAAGCAAAGGCGCTGCACGCAAAGTGGTGGGAGCAGCGCATCGCCCGGCAGAAGGAGATCGACGCCTCCATCGCCGCCAAGGCCGAGTTCGAGTACCTCTACGACAAGCCCTATGAGGACAAGAGAAAGGTGCGTGTTGCCGGGCCGTTCACGGTCGAGAGCCTGTCGCCGCACCGCGTGCTGGCGGTGGACGAGAATGACGAGCTGATCGACGGCGTTGGGGAATCGGCGGCCGGCTACGGAGAGGAACGGGACTTCGTTCAAATGATCCTGGAAAACCTCAAGATCTCTGGTGTGCAGCAGGCCCACAAGGAAGACAAGATCATCTTTTCCTCGATTATCCCCTGGCCCGGGGATCTGGTCTGTGGAGAAGGGCGCTACGTTGAGGGAGACGGGGATTCAGCCGTGGAGAAACGCGCCGCGATTTTCGTCGGTCCGGAGTTCGGCACCGTATCCCGCCCCGATCTTGTGGCGGCCGCCCGCGAGGCGGGTGATGCGGGCTTCGATGTGCTCATCGCCTGCGCCTTCAACTACGACGCCCATTCATCGGAGTTCAACAAGCTTGGCCGAATACCGGTGCTCAAGGCCCGGATGAACGCCGACCTGCACATGGCCGACGACCTGAAAAACACCGGCAAGGGCAACCTGTTCGTCATCTTCGGCGAGCCGGACATAGACATTCTCGACGCTGGGAACGGGCAGATACAAGTGAAAATCAATGGCGTGGACGTGTTCCACCCCAACACCGGTGAGGTTCGCAGCGACGGGCCTGAGGGGATAGCCTGTTGGTTCATCGACACCGACTACAACGAGGAGAGCTTCTTTGTACGCCATGCCTACTTCCTTGGCGTAAACGATCCCTATAAGGCGCTCAAGACCACGCTGAAGGCCGAGATCAACGAAGACGCCTGGGCCACACTCCATAGGTAAGCGTCAAATACTTCCCACCTTTAAAGCCAGGTGAGGATTGATTTAGACTCTCTAATAGACTACTTGCCACCCCGACAGATCGGTGGCAGTGTTGCCGACCAGGGAAGCAACTCTTCTAAGGCCTGTTCATCCTGAATATCCATGTTCGGCAGCTTTACAAAAAGATACTGCAGGTAACTGAAGGGGTTGAGGCCGTTTTCCTTCGCTGTTTCCACAACACTATAAATGATGGCACTGGCGCTTGCCCCACGGGCGGTGTTCGCGAATAGCCAGTTCTTACGGCCGATGACAAATGGTTTAATGGAGCGCTCACTGCGGTTGTTGTCCAACTCCAGGCGGCCGTCTTCCAGAAAAACGGTAAGCCTGTCCCACTGGTTGCGGCAATACTTGATGGCTTGGCCGAAGGCGCTTTTCGGCAGAACTCTGGGGCTCTGGTATTTCAGCCAGGCTGAAAAAGCCTCCACCACCGGCCGACTGAGTTCCTGGCGACGCGTATGACGCTCCTGGGGAGTGACTTCACGGAACTCCCGTTCGATGGCAAAGAGACGGTTGCAGAACTCCAACCCTTCTTTGGCGGCCACCGCCGCACCGCGCTGGGCGTTGGGCAGTGCTTTTAGCGCTTCGTCGAACTTGCGCCGGGCATACGCCCAACACCCGACCAGGGTCACATCCGGCAGTTCGTTGTAGCCGGTATAGCCGTCGACATGCAGGTAACCCTTAAAGCCGGACAAGAACCGGCGGGGATGTTTACTGGCCCGGGTGGTCTGGTAGTCATAAAGGATTATTGGCGGTCCGGCCCGCCCGGTGCGGTAAAGCCAGAGGTAGGAAGTGCTTTGCGCCGACCGGCCCGGTTCATTGAGTACCTGCAAGGTCGTCTCATCGGCGTGCAGGATGTCTTGCGCCAGTAGATGCTTGTGCATCCGGGCATACAGGAGGCTTAGCCAGCGATCCGCACCCTGGATCATCCAGTTGGCCAGGGTTTGGCGGGAGAGTTCCACGCCCCGACGGGCCAGGTGTTGTTCCTGGCGGTAAAGCGGCATGCCCTCCACGTACTTTTGGGTCATAATGTAGGCCATGGCCGAGGGGGAAACCAGGCTTCCCGGCAGTACCGCCGCCGGCATCGGGGCGGTGACGATGGGGGTTTTGATGTCTTCCCGTTCACAGCGGCGGCAGGCGTAGACATAGCGGACGTGCTTGACGACACTGACCTGGGCCGGAATGATTTTGAGTTCCTGCCTGACCTCGGTGCTCATTTCGTGCAGGGCGCCGCCGCAGGCACATCTCTGCTCTTCCGGAGCGAGCCGGTATTCAATGATCTCCTCCGGCAGATCCTTTAGCTGTTCCTGGCGCCGGCCCTGCTTTTTGCGGCGGCGGTAGGTGATTTCCTCGATCGTTGGTTCGAAAGACGCTCTGGCTTCGGCCTCTGCCTCGTTGAAAAGCTCCACTTGGTTTTGGGTCTGCTCACTGGAGCGGCCGAATTGACGCTGTTGGCTGAGACGGAACTGTTCTTCAAACCAGTTAAGTTTGGCCGTTAGTTCAGCGATTTGCTGTTGCTGTAAAGCACATTTTATCTGGAGTTCTTCGATGGTTTTCGCTGCATTATCCATGTCTACCAATTCGACACATGGCACGAAAAACCCTTTAAAATCAAGGCTTAAACATCATTTTCTTTATTACAAAATCGTTCTGGCCCTGACCTCCGAATGGGCTGGCTGCGCAAGTGACAGACCGTCAAGCAGCCAACGCAACTCCCGGTAGGTGACCGGTGCGACTGTTCCAGAATTATCTTTGGTCGGCCACTGGAATTTGCCGCGCTCGAGCCGACGATAGTGCAGCCAGAAACCGTTATGCTCCCACTGGAGGATCTTGAGTTTGTCCCGTTTGCGGTTGCAGAACACGAAAAGGCACGAGGAGAACGGATCCAGGCGGAATCCTTCCTTGACCAATACGGCCAACCCGTCGATGGATTTGCGCAGGTCGGTGCTGCCGCAAGCCAGATAGACCCGGTGGTGTTCGGTTTCTCTGATCATTGTGCCAGGGCGCGCACCACATCACGAAGTAGATCGGGATCAAAGCCCGGCCGCACTTCGACGGTGGCTTGGCCGATTCTGATGACCAGGGGTGGATTAGCAAGGTCTCTTAAGTTCAGTGACAACCACTGGGTCGGTACATTTCCGACGGCTTGGGAATGTTTCTTGAGCCAGTATCTTAGTTGATGGGGTTTTACCTGCTGTTCCGCGCACCAGGCGGACACGCTCTGCCCGCTGGCCTGAAACTCGGCTACTCTGGTGGCCCATTGGTTTCGTAGGCCCTGTAGCTCTGCTTTGGTCACGTGGCGATGCCCTCCTTCGATTTTTGCTGCGTAGAGTATCTCATTTGGGAGGGCGAAAAGCTAGGTGGGGGCTATTTGACGCTTACATTCCTCGCCGCTCTCGGACATTTCTTTCCAGAATCCAGCCGTTTCACGCAGAATATCTAATGCTGTTATTGGATCTTGGTGGCTCTCCATTTTGCGACTTAAAATTACCTTGCCGTCTCCGGCAAATCACCTTAAGCACGTCACCCGTCCTTAAGCCCAGCTTCTTACGAACAGGGGCCGGCAAAGTGACCTGCCCCTTTGAGGAAATATGAGTTTCCACGGCATTGTCCCCTCACAAACAGGGAAATTGCTCTTGCAAAAAACGCTCAGAGTCTCAGCGGGCCTGC is drawn from Candidatus Desulforudis audaxviator MP104C and contains these coding sequences:
- a CDS encoding site-specific DNA-methyltransferase codes for the protein MAKKTTKKTVETLTHNEAKRKNIPTAEYQSVMRKDELSPIRIAYERRNRDLDPQLVWRGKDEKHWSDLVVHAPPLYIQEKVHPKVLIDDLLRWTKAQKKAQGPQIDLFADFNGLPNESARTEFYQHDANWSNRMILGDSLQVMASLAEREGLRGKVQCIYIDPPYGIKFNSNFQWSTTSRDVKDGNVEHITREPEQVKAFRDTWRDGIHSYLTYLRDRLTVARDLLADSGSIFVQIGDENVHRVRALMDEVFGEDCFISEIIVVKSSGLGSTTLPRQNDYILFYGKSPDSIKYRQLFKDKALDGEGAGAYQYVKGLDGIIRRMKDEEKKNPHLIPSGYSPLRFGDLTKPGPGAKYELEFQGRTFTSRGRWWGMPKESLERAAKADRLYALASTVSYQRLLNDWSSFPLTNTWTDTGTGSGLNKIYVVQTDDKIVQRCILMATDPGDLVLDPTCGSGTTAYVAEQWGRRWITIDTSRVALALARARIMGARYPYYILADSREGQLKEAEITRTAPSEAPTRGDIRQGFVYERVPHITLKSIANNAEIDVIWDKFQETMEPLRDQLNKALGKRWEEWEIPHKADDEWSDEAKALHAKWWEQRIARQKEIDASIAAKAEFEYLYDKPYEDKRKVRVAGPFTVESLSPHRVLAVDENDELIDGVGESAAGYGEERDFVQMILENLKISGVQQAHKEDKIIFSSIIPWPGDLVCGEGRYVEGDGDSAVEKRAAIFVGPEFGTVSRPDLVAAAREAGDAGFDVLIACAFNYDAHSSEFNKLGRIPVLKARMNADLHMADDLKNTGKGNLFVIFGEPDIDILDAGNGQIQVKINGVDVFHPNTGEVRSDGPEGIACWFIDTDYNEESFFVRHAYFLGVNDPYKALKTTLKAEINEDAWATLHR
- a CDS encoding IS66-like element ISCde1 family transposase, with protein sequence MPCVELVDMDNAAKTIEELQIKCALQQQQIAELTAKLNWFEEQFRLSQQRQFGRSSEQTQNQVELFNEAEAEARASFEPTIEEITYRRRKKQGRRQEQLKDLPEEIIEYRLAPEEQRCACGGALHEMSTEVRQELKIIPAQVSVVKHVRYVYACRRCEREDIKTPIVTAPMPAAVLPGSLVSPSAMAYIMTQKYVEGMPLYRQEQHLARRGVELSRQTLANWMIQGADRWLSLLYARMHKHLLAQDILHADETTLQVLNEPGRSAQSTSYLWLYRTGRAGPPIILYDYQTTRASKHPRRFLSGFKGYLHVDGYTGYNELPDVTLVGCWAYARRKFDEALKALPNAQRGAAVAAKEGLEFCNRLFAIEREFREVTPQERHTRRQELSRPVVEAFSAWLKYQSPRVLPKSAFGQAIKYCRNQWDRLTVFLEDGRLELDNNRSERSIKPFVIGRKNWLFANTARGASASAIIYSVVETAKENGLNPFSYLQYLFVKLPNMDIQDEQALEELLPWSATLPPICRGGK
- the tnpB gene encoding IS66 family insertion sequence element accessory protein TnpB (TnpB, as the term is used for proteins encoded by IS66 family insertion elements, is considered an accessory protein, since TnpC, encoded by a neighboring gene, is a DDE family transposase.), producing MIRETEHHRVYLACGSTDLRKSIDGLAVLVKEGFRLDPFSSCLFVFCNRKRDKLKILQWEHNGFWLHYRRLERGKFQWPTKDNSGTVAPVTYRELRWLLDGLSLAQPAHSEVRARTIL
- the tnpA gene encoding IS66 family insertion sequence element accessory protein TnpA — its product is MTKAELQGLRNQWATRVAEFQASGQSVSAWCAEQQVKPHQLRYWLKKHSQAVGNVPTQWLSLNLRDLANPPLVIRIGQATVEVRPGFDPDLLRDVVRALAQ
- a CDS encoding AbrB/MazE/SpoVT family DNA-binding domain-containing protein, with the translated sequence METHISSKGQVTLPAPVRKKLGLRTGDVLKVICRRRQGNFKSQNGEPPRSNNSIRYSA